GGTATTCCGACAGTTGCAGGCACCTATACCTATACGCTTAATACTACCCCTTCGTGCAGTTTTGGCAGGACGGCGGTAAACGGCTCGCTGCTTGTTATATCCAGCCAGCCTATAGCGCCTGCCGCTTCCTGTTCTGCAAAAGGAGTTGTCAATTTGTCGGTTACCGCTTCGGGGACTACAGGCATTGGCTATCAGTGGAGGCGCAATGGGGTAGCTTTGACTGATGATGCAGTTATTTCTGGTGCTGCTTCCAGCGCCTTGAAATTGACAGGCCCCAGAACAAGCGATTCTGGAAATTATGATGTTGTAATCAGCGGCGATGCCAGCTCTTCCATAACTTCTGCTGCAGTGCAGGTGCAGATAAATCAGAGCCCAGTGGTAGTTACCGCAGAGCAGAAAATCTGCCTGCCTGCCACCGCCAATCTGACCCTTTCTGGCGTAACACTGGACAGCACTCCCGGATTAGCATACAGCTATTTTACGGATGCTGCTGCCACTAGCGCTTTGTCCACGCCAGGTTCAGTTGGAACGGGCACGTATTATATAAAAGGCACAGACAGTTTTGGCTGTTTTGATATTAAGCCTGTTACGGTAAGCACAAACAGCGTTGCTGTTGCGGCCATTGGCGGGGGAGCCGCTGTGGTGACTGTGGGAAATAAAACCCCCGCTTTTACAGATGCAACTCCTGGCGGCACATGGTCGATCGCCAATGGCACGGGGAGTGCTACTATTGACAGTTCTGGCATTGTTACGGGAGTTTCAGCCGGCACTGTAACTGTTGTTTATAGTGTCACAAATGGCGGATGTATCAGTGCGGCGTCAAAAAGCCTGACCATTGATGCAGGAGGGGTTATTCCAGGAAATGCGGTCTGTGCAGGAAAAACCATTTCCAAGATAGCTTGCACCGGTGTATCTGGAGCTGTTCTTAACGATGATGCTGCCACCCCTGAGGGGATAGAATATGACTGGGCTTCTGCCGCCAGCAGTGTTTTGGGAGCCGGTTTTGGGGCTACAACCGCAACGCGCGCTCTGGTTGAAATAGGGGGGCAGTGCTGGGCACGCTACAATATGGATGTGGTGAACGGCAATGATAAACCTGCCATTAATGATGGCATAGACCGCGGATCGAGCGATTATTACAACAGTGCTGCAGGCGAGCCTGCAGCCAACGAAGGCCTATTGTACCAGTGGTCAGCGGCAATGAACGGCAGCACAGCGGAGCGCGCTCAGGGAGTCTGCCCTTCAGGCTGGCATGTCCCTTCGGACTGCGAGTGGATGTTTTTAGAAAATACCTTGGGTATGACAGTGGCCGATCAAGTAGCTACAGGATACAGATATTCTGGTAGAGTTGGAGATCTAAAAATTGGAGGCTCTTCCGGATTTTCGGGGTTATTTTCTGGTTACGGTAATTCTGCGCCGGCTTTCCGCGATCGTGGCAGTATCGGTTACTTTTGGTCGTCGTCAGTTAGTGGTTCTAATGCGTTCAGTCGCATCTTGTACTTGTCTTACGCTTATGGTAGCAGGAACTCTACGACCAGAGCGTACAGTTTTTCTGTTCGCTGTCTTAAGGATTGATTTATTTTATTTAGCAATATCAATCATTTTTAATTATGTTGGTTTTAGAAAAGCGGAGCTGCAGAAGCCAATGCAGTTTGGAATGCATTTCCAGTTAATGGCAGAATGGCAATTTCAGTGCGAAGCTATGGCGCTGTTTTATATAACGTCAGGGCTTTGTCTTTTAAGGGCGTTTGGCCAGGGGCTGTTCAGCCAATGCGGAGATGGGGTAAAATGCAGTGAGCAGGAGCATCAGTAAAACTGCAGGAGCGAATTTATATTTGTCAGACCATAACTTGGCTGGCCGTCTTTAGACTTTATTTTTTTCTTAATTATTAGTGCAGTTTTTATGAAAAAATATATTACAGTGTTATTGTTTTCTGTTTCTGTATGTAGTTCTGCGCAAAGCAGTGCTGTAGGCACGCTTACTCCGGAAGCTTCTGCTATTTTTGAGGTAAAGTCTGTCAAAGGGGGTTTTTTGGCCCCCCGCATGACCCAGGCTCAGCGCGATGCAATCATTGCTCCTGCTGCAGGCCTTATGGTTTACAATACGGATGTAAACTGCTACGAGTTTTGGAACTCCAGCGAATGGTTTAATATGTGTGTGGACGGCAGATTGGACCCTTCGTCAAACGGCACGGCAAAGGTAGACGCTTATGACTGCAGCGGTGCCGGCGGGGGC
The Flavobacterium humidisoli DNA segment above includes these coding regions:
- a CDS encoding fibrobacter succinogenes major paralogous domain-containing protein — encoded protein: MKKYFTVFLFCISALCFAQSSAVGTLTPEASAIFEVKSVKGGFLAPRMTQAQRDAITAPAAGVMIYNTDVNCYEFWNSSEWFNTCVDGRLDPSSNGTAKISAFDCSGAASGVLNTGIGAVATQQITVTVTRKGSYNISTSAVNGVLFADSGFFDSIGDKVLNLTAYGIPTVAGTYTYTLNTTPSCSFGRTAVNGSLLVISSQPIAPAASCSAKGVVNLSVTASGTTGIGYQWRRNGVALTDDAVISGAASSALKLTGPRTSDSGNYDVVISGDASSSITSAAVQVQINQSPVVVTAEQKICLPATANLTLSGVTLDSTPGLAYSYFTDAAATSALSTPGSVGTGTYYIKGTDSFGCFDIKPVTVSTNSVAVAAIGGGAAVVTVGNKTPAFTDATPGGTWSIANGTGSATIDSSGIVTGVSAGTVTVVYSVTNGGCISAASKSLTIDAGGVIPGNAVCAGKTISKIACTGVSGAVLNDDAATPEGIEYDWASAASSVLGAGFGATTATRALVEIGGQCWARYNMDVVNGNDKPAINDGIDRGSSDYYNSAAGEPAANEGLLYQWSAAMNGSTAERAQGVCPSGWHVPSDCEWMFLENTLGMTVADQVATGYRYSGRVGDLKIGGSSGFSGLFSGYGNSAPAFRDRGSIGYFWSSSVSGSNAFSRILYLSYAYGSRNSTTRAYSFSVRCLKD